Proteins from a genomic interval of Rhodococcoides fascians A25f:
- a CDS encoding LacI family DNA-binding transcriptional regulator translates to MDSTSSGSVTLKTVAAAAGVHVSTVSRALRRVALDPAGASAGDLRLFELAREMDYVPNPNAASLTTKKSTAFGVLVPRLTDVVLSAMYDAIEETANRAGYETFVANTHDDPVQQRRRIDLLVGRNVDGLIFGDARLDSENLENLHRRGIKFVLVSRRYPGMASVTCDDHRGGYLAGEHLARLGHTRVGIVSGPAWASTGIDRLEGCRAALHDAGIDVPDEYVREEGFDPDAGRRGASALLALPTPPTAIFATNDFSAIGVLGVLRESGLQPGRDVAVVGYNDISICSELTVPLTTIHSPHREIGTRAAEMLLAVTHGLPASSMALTPTLVVRDSTVPGRRAPSLSDQPVGT, encoded by the coding sequence GTGGACAGCACCAGTTCGGGGAGCGTCACGCTCAAAACGGTCGCGGCTGCTGCGGGAGTGCATGTCTCGACCGTTTCCCGAGCGCTGCGCCGCGTCGCGCTCGACCCGGCCGGCGCCAGTGCCGGAGATCTGCGACTGTTCGAGCTGGCCCGCGAGATGGACTACGTGCCCAATCCCAACGCGGCGAGTCTGACCACGAAGAAATCCACCGCCTTCGGCGTCCTGGTGCCACGACTGACCGATGTGGTGCTCTCCGCGATGTACGACGCGATCGAGGAAACGGCCAACCGCGCGGGCTACGAGACGTTCGTCGCGAACACCCACGACGATCCGGTCCAGCAGCGACGACGGATCGACCTTCTCGTCGGCCGCAACGTCGACGGACTGATCTTCGGCGACGCCCGCCTCGACAGTGAGAATCTCGAGAACCTCCATCGTCGGGGCATCAAATTCGTCCTCGTCAGCCGTCGATACCCCGGGATGGCCTCGGTGACGTGCGACGACCATCGCGGCGGCTACCTGGCCGGCGAACACCTCGCCCGACTCGGCCACACTCGCGTGGGCATCGTGTCGGGTCCGGCCTGGGCCAGCACCGGAATCGACCGGCTCGAAGGCTGCCGCGCCGCTCTGCACGACGCCGGCATCGACGTCCCGGACGAGTACGTTCGGGAAGAGGGGTTCGATCCCGACGCCGGAAGACGCGGGGCCAGCGCACTTCTGGCGCTGCCGACTCCGCCGACGGCCATCTTCGCGACCAACGATTTCAGCGCCATCGGAGTGCTCGGCGTGCTGCGTGAGTCGGGGCTGCAGCCAGGACGCGACGTAGCCGTCGTCGGCTACAACGACATCTCGATCTGCAGCGAGTTGACCGTTCCGCTGACGACGATTCACAGCCCCCACCGCGAAATCGGCACGCGCGCAGCAGAAATGCTGCTGGCGGTCACCCACGGACTTCCGGCGTCCTCGATGGCGTTGACACCGACACTCGTCGTGCGTGACTCGACGGTTCCGGGACGGAGGGCCCCCTCACTCTCCGACCAACCCGTCGGTACGTGA
- a CDS encoding formamidase produces MTGLGGLNPSPTSLTLGLVQQQVPLITSMADVDETTDRVCRQLREAKAGFAALDLVVFPEYSLHGLRKSSWASDEVMCDMDGPQVERLRAACRESKVWGCFSIMERNPGGAPFNSGIVVDDQGEIALYVRKLHPWTPKEPWEPGDIGLPVCTGPKGSVLSLLICHDGMFPEMAREASYRGANVLLRTAGYKFPLRQSWRITNEANAFHNLAFTASVCLAGEDGNGIPSMGEAMVCDFEGTIVERGDSTPDRVVTVSIEPARADAARREWGVENNIYQLGHRGYTALDGGARDCPYTYVRDLADGTYRVPWEDEVRIVDGTSEGYGPPRRDGSPIDTARAGLRGE; encoded by the coding sequence ATGACAGGTTTGGGTGGTCTCAATCCATCGCCGACGTCTCTCACTCTCGGCCTGGTGCAGCAGCAGGTTCCGCTGATCACCAGCATGGCCGATGTGGACGAGACGACCGATCGCGTGTGCAGGCAACTGCGTGAGGCGAAGGCCGGGTTCGCCGCACTCGACCTCGTTGTGTTCCCGGAGTATTCGTTGCACGGTCTGCGGAAGTCCTCGTGGGCGTCCGACGAGGTGATGTGCGACATGGACGGTCCGCAGGTGGAGCGATTGCGTGCGGCGTGCCGCGAGTCGAAGGTCTGGGGGTGCTTCAGCATCATGGAACGCAACCCCGGCGGAGCGCCGTTCAACTCCGGAATCGTCGTCGACGATCAGGGGGAGATAGCCCTGTACGTTCGCAAACTTCATCCCTGGACGCCCAAGGAGCCCTGGGAGCCCGGCGACATCGGCCTACCGGTCTGCACGGGGCCGAAGGGTTCGGTGCTGTCGCTGTTGATCTGTCATGACGGGATGTTCCCGGAGATGGCGCGGGAGGCGAGCTACCGCGGTGCCAATGTGCTGCTGCGCACGGCCGGATACAAGTTCCCGCTTCGGCAGTCTTGGCGTATCACCAACGAGGCCAATGCATTCCACAACCTGGCGTTCACGGCCTCGGTCTGTTTGGCCGGGGAGGACGGCAACGGTATCCCGTCCATGGGTGAGGCGATGGTGTGCGACTTCGAGGGCACGATCGTCGAGCGCGGCGACTCCACCCCCGACCGGGTGGTGACGGTGTCGATCGAACCGGCCCGCGCCGATGCTGCCCGGCGCGAGTGGGGCGTGGAGAACAACATCTATCAATTGGGGCATCGTGGGTACACCGCGCTCGACGGCGGGGCGCGCGATTGCCCGTACACCTACGTCCGCGATCTCGCCGACGGAACCTACCGAGTTCCGTGGGAGGACGAGGTTCGCATCGTCGACGGGACGTCGGAGGGGTACGGACCTCCGCGTCGAGACGGCAGTCCGATCGATACGGCCAGGGCCGGTCTGCGCGGCGAGTAA
- a CDS encoding flavin reductase family protein, whose protein sequence is MTSQVGDSLELTDRTRHDIDSMSSGDVYKLLSCAVQPRPIAWISTVSGTGVRNLAPFSFFNVASRNPATLMISIGERIGFPGEFKDTLVNIRDTGEFVVNIPSAETVNAVTASFATVDADVDEFELSHMTAVPSVSVSAPSVLESLVSLECRTLQEIALGSDTLVLGTVTTVTSRPGLLTDDLHVDTLEHRFLGRLAGPFYTTDMNRVAQ, encoded by the coding sequence ATGACTTCCCAGGTAGGCGACTCTCTGGAGCTCACGGACCGCACCCGCCACGACATCGATTCGATGTCGTCGGGGGATGTGTACAAACTCTTGTCCTGTGCGGTGCAGCCACGCCCGATCGCCTGGATCTCCACAGTGTCCGGCACCGGTGTTCGCAACCTGGCACCGTTCAGCTTCTTCAACGTCGCGTCACGGAACCCGGCCACCCTGATGATCTCCATCGGTGAGCGCATCGGCTTTCCGGGCGAATTCAAGGACACGTTGGTCAATATCCGCGACACCGGCGAATTCGTCGTCAACATCCCGTCGGCGGAGACTGTGAACGCCGTGACCGCAAGTTTCGCGACAGTGGACGCGGACGTCGACGAGTTCGAGCTCTCGCACATGACGGCCGTTCCATCGGTGTCTGTCTCGGCCCCGTCGGTGCTCGAATCCCTGGTCTCTCTCGAATGCCGGACGCTCCAGGAAATCGCACTCGGTTCCGACACTCTCGTGCTCGGGACCGTCACGACGGTGACCAGCAGACCGGGGTTGCTCACCGACGATCTGCACGTCGACACGCTCGAACACCGATTCCTCGGCAGGTTGGCCGGCCCGTTCTACACAACCGACATGAATCGAGTGGCGCAATGA
- a CDS encoding carbon-nitrogen hydrolase family protein has product MTTSAHLRGVDARPVVDTFDIAVVQTSSRTGAWQQNIDAVSSEVRVLAAGGSKVIVLPELFASGYDLGSIDAMAESVPGRTSIALGELAAETDTVLVTAMVFRDSEGVVFDSSLVVGPDGLLALGHKRFLWDRENAVFTPGAQSGLLVDTPFGSIGVVICYEAGFPETVRDLVQRGADIIAVPSAFGHVRLHVWKLLTRSRALENGVVVAAAGLTGQTGDGPRFAGHSVIVGPQGRTIVEMAETVGSVSATVSRRELQDARDEVPYLKDLARLGGITETRTTENDHERNRDVRSAIS; this is encoded by the coding sequence ATGACCACCTCGGCGCATCTGCGCGGCGTCGACGCTCGGCCGGTGGTCGATACGTTCGATATCGCTGTGGTGCAGACCAGTTCGCGAACCGGTGCCTGGCAGCAGAATATCGACGCGGTGAGCTCGGAAGTCCGTGTTCTCGCCGCCGGTGGCTCCAAGGTGATCGTGCTGCCCGAACTGTTCGCCAGCGGTTACGATCTCGGCAGCATCGACGCGATGGCCGAGTCGGTGCCCGGCCGCACATCGATCGCGCTCGGAGAACTCGCCGCCGAGACCGATACGGTTCTGGTGACGGCAATGGTGTTCCGCGATTCCGAGGGAGTCGTCTTCGACAGCTCACTCGTCGTGGGTCCGGACGGTCTGCTTGCCCTGGGACACAAGCGGTTTCTGTGGGACCGTGAGAACGCGGTGTTCACCCCGGGTGCGCAGAGCGGTCTGCTGGTCGACACCCCGTTCGGATCAATCGGCGTCGTGATCTGTTACGAGGCAGGGTTTCCCGAGACCGTCCGCGATCTGGTGCAGCGAGGAGCCGATATCATCGCCGTGCCGTCGGCCTTCGGTCACGTCCGCCTGCACGTGTGGAAGCTGCTCACGCGATCCCGCGCACTCGAGAACGGTGTTGTCGTGGCCGCAGCGGGGCTCACCGGGCAGACCGGCGACGGACCGCGGTTCGCCGGACACAGCGTCATTGTCGGGCCGCAGGGCCGCACCATCGTCGAGATGGCCGAGACCGTCGGATCGGTCTCGGCGACGGTCTCCAGACGCGAACTGCAAGACGCACGCGACGAAGTGCCCTATCTGAAAGATCTTGCCCGACTGGGCGGTATCACCGAGACACGAACGACCGAGAACGATCACGAGAGGAACCGAGATGTTCGATCTGCGATCAGCTGA
- a CDS encoding FAD-dependent monooxygenase: MAPIEVVIAGGGLGGLTAALSLRHRGIQVTVLEAAAELGEVGAGIQTAPNASRILIALGMRDKLEAIKTEPMDQVRRRWENGKVIALTALGEYCKKTFNAPYWHYHRADLHSAIHAQCLDPDGPGPMVVFETDAKVVEVDRTNPTRPVAVTGTGRRYESDLLIGADGIRSTVRDLIGLPDTLVFSGEMAYRALIPGDRIVKDPATRWLVDRYQSTIWYGPDRHLVHYMIRNGEYLNVVALAPCTDEVRDGGPRLVGPEELMGTFPDWDDRAHAMLSKADENVLCQALYYRRPDPRWTDGRVALLGDACHAMLPYQAQGASQAMEDAAVLAEELAKVTSSGIDDALARYVFRRARHARMVQDASLQNKTFYHIPDGPEQQKRDATLASFDGESDISYDWLWSGTPLDDSDDEKFHYSFVR; the protein is encoded by the coding sequence ATGGCACCGATCGAAGTGGTGATCGCGGGCGGCGGTTTGGGTGGGCTGACCGCGGCGCTCTCTTTGCGGCACAGGGGCATCCAGGTGACGGTGCTCGAAGCCGCTGCCGAGCTCGGCGAGGTCGGAGCAGGCATCCAGACCGCACCGAACGCCAGCCGCATTCTCATCGCTCTCGGGATGCGTGACAAGCTGGAAGCGATCAAGACCGAGCCGATGGACCAGGTGCGCAGGCGGTGGGAGAACGGCAAGGTCATTGCGCTCACCGCCCTCGGCGAGTACTGCAAGAAGACGTTCAATGCGCCGTATTGGCATTACCATCGCGCGGACCTGCATTCGGCCATTCATGCGCAGTGCCTGGACCCCGACGGCCCGGGCCCGATGGTGGTGTTCGAGACCGACGCGAAGGTCGTCGAGGTCGATCGAACGAATCCGACGCGGCCCGTCGCGGTCACCGGAACCGGAAGACGCTACGAGTCGGACCTGCTCATCGGAGCCGACGGTATTCGTTCGACCGTGCGCGATCTGATCGGTCTACCCGATACTCTCGTGTTCTCCGGTGAAATGGCCTATCGCGCTTTGATTCCGGGTGATCGCATCGTCAAGGACCCGGCCACCCGCTGGCTCGTCGACCGATACCAGAGCACCATCTGGTACGGACCCGACCGACACCTGGTGCACTACATGATCCGTAACGGTGAGTACCTCAATGTCGTTGCGCTGGCCCCGTGTACCGACGAGGTCCGCGACGGCGGACCGCGGCTCGTCGGGCCCGAGGAACTGATGGGGACGTTCCCGGACTGGGACGACCGCGCCCACGCGATGCTCTCGAAGGCCGACGAGAACGTGCTGTGCCAGGCGCTCTACTACCGCAGACCCGATCCTCGCTGGACCGACGGCCGCGTCGCCTTGCTGGGCGACGCGTGCCATGCCATGCTGCCGTACCAGGCGCAGGGCGCGTCGCAGGCGATGGAAGATGCGGCCGTGCTCGCCGAGGAACTCGCGAAGGTCACCTCGAGCGGAATCGACGACGCGTTGGCACGCTACGTCTTTCGCCGAGCCCGGCACGCGCGGATGGTGCAGGACGCGAGCCTGCAGAACAAGACTTTCTACCACATACCCGATGGACCCGAGCAGCAGAAGCGGGACGCGACACTGGCGTCGTTCGATGGGGAGTCCGACATCTCGTACGACTGGCTGTGGAGCGGTACTCCGCTCGACGACAGCGACGACGAGAAATTCCATTACTCGTTCGTCCGATGA
- a CDS encoding MFS transporter, translating into MTTSDHNTAPEAAMKTGDQVVQELPWKWGVQGKIFIIGGLGYMFDAWDVALNGFLTPLLGSYWDLSQAERGLVATGNLIGMAVGAVVWGTIADRVGRKRAFSLTLLIFALFSVLGAFAPSFEIFIILRFLAGFGLGGCIPVDYALVSEFSPRRIRGKILSAMDVWWPIGATICGVVATLLVPIDGDVRWRYMLLFMVLPALLLFWVRRGIPESPIYLAKVGREVEARAVIDDMVTRTGSEAVEYVIVADTAPKGPGGMKAALTQLKSVWRYSPRITAAAWMLFVSIMLLYYAALSWMPSILRAEGYGEFAAFAGTTLMTGVGIVGVLTSAFIVEIFGRKWVIGLSGPIAGSALVLFAVMLDIQSAALIWLGIFGFVIQLTIPVLYCYVSELYPTNIRASGFGYASSVSRVATGFAPLLFGSVMWPILGLPLTFGIVTAFVLFAVIWMAYFAPETKGRELDTLVDEPAEVVAGEARV; encoded by the coding sequence ATGACGACCTCGGACCACAACACCGCGCCGGAGGCTGCGATGAAGACTGGTGATCAGGTAGTACAGGAGCTCCCCTGGAAATGGGGTGTGCAGGGCAAGATCTTCATCATCGGCGGGCTGGGCTACATGTTCGACGCCTGGGACGTAGCGCTGAACGGATTCTTGACGCCCCTGCTCGGCAGCTACTGGGACCTCTCCCAGGCCGAGCGCGGGCTCGTCGCCACCGGCAACCTGATCGGCATGGCCGTCGGCGCCGTCGTGTGGGGAACGATCGCCGACCGAGTCGGGCGTAAGCGCGCATTCTCGTTGACGCTGTTGATCTTTGCGCTGTTCTCGGTCCTCGGCGCTTTCGCGCCGAGCTTCGAGATCTTCATCATCCTGCGGTTCCTGGCCGGGTTCGGCCTCGGCGGCTGCATCCCCGTGGACTACGCGCTGGTCAGCGAATTCTCACCCCGCCGAATTCGCGGCAAAATTCTGTCCGCGATGGACGTCTGGTGGCCCATCGGTGCCACCATCTGCGGCGTCGTCGCCACGCTTCTCGTCCCCATCGACGGAGACGTTCGTTGGCGCTACATGCTGCTGTTCATGGTTCTGCCTGCGCTGCTGCTGTTCTGGGTTCGACGCGGCATCCCCGAGTCGCCGATCTACCTCGCCAAGGTCGGCCGAGAAGTCGAGGCCCGCGCCGTCATCGACGACATGGTGACGCGCACCGGATCCGAGGCCGTCGAGTACGTCATCGTCGCCGATACCGCGCCGAAGGGGCCGGGCGGAATGAAAGCGGCTCTGACACAGCTGAAATCGGTCTGGCGCTACAGCCCACGCATTACCGCCGCAGCGTGGATGCTGTTCGTGTCGATCATGCTGCTGTACTACGCGGCGCTCAGTTGGATGCCGTCCATCCTGCGGGCCGAGGGCTACGGCGAGTTCGCAGCCTTCGCCGGTACGACGCTCATGACCGGAGTAGGCATCGTCGGTGTGCTCACCTCGGCGTTCATAGTCGAGATATTCGGTCGCAAGTGGGTCATCGGGTTGTCGGGTCCTATCGCCGGTAGTGCGCTGGTCTTGTTCGCTGTCATGCTCGACATCCAGTCTGCAGCTCTGATCTGGCTGGGCATCTTCGGATTCGTCATCCAGCTGACCATCCCGGTGCTGTACTGCTACGTCTCCGAGTTGTACCCCACCAATATTCGCGCCTCGGGATTCGGCTACGCATCCTCGGTCAGTCGGGTGGCCACCGGATTCGCTCCTCTCCTGTTCGGTTCGGTCATGTGGCCGATCCTCGGTCTGCCGTTGACATTCGGCATCGTCACAGCGTTCGTGCTGTTCGCGGTTATCTGGATGGCGTACTTCGCACCGGAGACCAAGGGGCGCGAACTCGACACCCTCGTCGACGAACCCGCCGAGGTAGTCGCAGGCGAGGCTCGGGTCTGA
- a CDS encoding FAD binding domain-containing protein, with the protein MKPAQFDYHRARDVSGAVRLLAELGEDAKIIAGGQSLVAMMNFRLARPGHLVDVGGLNTLRYIRRESDGLHIGALTTHHDVESGDVGTDFAVLRQAMRWVGHYPIRTRGTVGGSIAHADATAEWCLLAILLDARIVVESVRGRRTVEADSFFFGYYSTDLAFDEMIVEIVFPHPAPHAAVTEYAERQGDFAIVGAAVSLDLDGVAVVGGRVALAGVGATPVRSSAGEAVLAAGGTFGDCADAAAEELELEDEGMVTAEYRRTLVRTLVAEACSDALVSQGVPT; encoded by the coding sequence ATGAAGCCCGCGCAGTTCGACTACCACCGGGCACGCGATGTCTCGGGTGCAGTGCGGCTGCTGGCCGAGCTGGGCGAGGACGCGAAGATCATCGCCGGAGGCCAGTCCCTGGTCGCCATGATGAACTTCCGCCTCGCCCGGCCCGGACATCTGGTCGACGTGGGTGGGTTGAACACTTTGCGTTACATCCGCCGAGAATCCGACGGCCTCCACATCGGAGCGCTCACCACCCACCACGACGTCGAATCCGGAGACGTGGGAACGGACTTCGCTGTTCTTCGCCAGGCCATGCGGTGGGTGGGGCACTACCCGATCCGTACGCGCGGAACTGTCGGAGGCAGCATCGCTCATGCGGACGCCACCGCGGAATGGTGCTTGCTCGCCATCCTGCTCGACGCCCGCATCGTCGTCGAGAGCGTGCGGGGGCGGCGAACCGTCGAGGCAGACTCGTTCTTCTTCGGGTACTACTCCACCGATCTCGCGTTCGACGAGATGATCGTCGAGATCGTGTTCCCGCACCCGGCACCACACGCTGCGGTGACCGAGTATGCCGAGCGACAGGGTGATTTCGCGATCGTGGGCGCGGCCGTATCCCTCGATCTCGACGGTGTGGCCGTGGTGGGTGGACGCGTCGCTCTCGCGGGAGTGGGCGCGACTCCCGTTCGATCGTCCGCAGGTGAGGCCGTTCTGGCCGCCGGTGGAACGTTCGGCGACTGTGCGGATGCCGCAGCCGAGGAACTGGAATTGGAGGACGAGGGCATGGTCACTGCCGAATATCGGCGCACCCTGGTGCGCACATTGGTGGCCGAAGCCTGCAGCGACGCACTGGTATCGCAGGGGGTGCCCACATGA
- a CDS encoding xanthine dehydrogenase family protein molybdopterin-binding subunit translates to MSVDQVLTPKFVGTSVARREDPRLLTGRGRFVDDIAMPGMLHAQFVRSTVAAGHITGLDVGDVAGVEGVHRVFTAADLDLRPIRAELSRPLSEFVPTDMPVLAHDVVRYVGEPLAIVVAADAYSVEDGLEAARVSYRTVTAVTSADQAISEGVPLVHDSVPNNTVVDVQMFATEGIDEIFHDAHTVVSVQSRTGRQNALPLETRGCIAYWDDRDEQLIIYICTQVPHQVRTVTAQCLGLDERQVRVVVPDMGGGFGQKCVVGREEIAVAAAALKLRRPVKWIEDRKDALTASFLAREQQYDVRAAFDSEGHILGLDADVVCDMGAYSCYPFTAGIEPLMASAEMPGVYQVPAYRVRGRSVFSNKAPTAPYRGVSRPQYVMVMERLFERAARELQLDAVEIRRRNVITAFPYTGVNNITYDPGSYLEALNLCEQTLRDGGWYDLQERATADGRHIGIGYSCFSERTGYGSSAFAARKMNVVPGFDISEVRMDTSGTVVVTTGTMSHGQSHETTMAQIVADRLGITVDQVKIVQGDTDRITYGFGSFASRSITIGGSAVALASTKLGDKLCEIAAHLLETRDDNVELASGRVRQRDDHSKYVTYRDIADVAYLKAQLLPKGVEPGLSATASFDVFNDGTFSNATHGVVVELHEGTGQVEILKYVCVEDCGVAINPKIVEGQCRGGIAQGIAGALFEQVSYDENGNPLCASFIDYKVPTACEIPDIEIHHLETPCLFTESGAKGAGEGGTIGAPAAVLNAVNDGLRSTGVELNDTPITPVAVQAALAKGRP, encoded by the coding sequence ATGAGCGTCGATCAGGTTCTCACGCCCAAGTTCGTCGGCACCTCGGTCGCACGCCGCGAGGACCCTCGATTGCTCACCGGCCGAGGCAGATTCGTCGATGACATCGCGATGCCGGGCATGCTGCACGCCCAGTTCGTGCGCAGCACCGTGGCGGCCGGACACATCACCGGTCTCGATGTCGGTGATGTCGCAGGGGTCGAGGGAGTACACCGCGTCTTCACTGCGGCGGACTTGGACCTGCGGCCGATTCGCGCCGAATTATCCCGTCCGCTCAGCGAATTCGTGCCCACCGACATGCCCGTCCTGGCGCACGACGTCGTACGTTACGTCGGTGAGCCGTTGGCCATCGTCGTCGCCGCCGATGCGTACAGCGTCGAGGACGGACTCGAAGCGGCACGAGTGTCGTACCGGACCGTCACCGCAGTCACCTCCGCAGATCAGGCCATATCCGAGGGCGTGCCCCTGGTGCACGATTCGGTGCCGAACAACACCGTCGTGGACGTGCAGATGTTCGCCACCGAGGGCATCGACGAGATCTTTCACGACGCACACACCGTGGTGTCCGTGCAGTCCAGAACGGGGCGTCAGAACGCACTGCCGCTCGAGACCCGCGGATGCATTGCCTACTGGGACGACCGCGACGAACAGTTGATCATCTATATCTGCACGCAGGTCCCGCACCAGGTTCGGACAGTCACCGCGCAGTGCCTCGGTCTCGACGAACGCCAGGTTCGGGTCGTCGTGCCCGACATGGGCGGCGGGTTCGGGCAGAAGTGCGTCGTCGGCCGCGAGGAGATCGCCGTCGCGGCAGCTGCATTGAAGCTCCGTCGCCCGGTCAAGTGGATCGAGGATCGCAAGGACGCACTGACGGCGTCCTTCCTGGCACGCGAGCAGCAGTACGACGTGCGGGCCGCGTTCGATTCCGAGGGGCACATTCTCGGCCTCGACGCCGACGTCGTGTGCGACATGGGTGCGTACTCGTGCTACCCCTTCACCGCGGGCATCGAGCCGCTCATGGCCTCCGCCGAAATGCCGGGGGTGTATCAGGTTCCGGCCTATCGGGTGCGGGGTCGTTCCGTGTTCAGCAACAAGGCACCGACGGCGCCGTACCGCGGAGTGTCACGCCCGCAGTACGTGATGGTGATGGAGCGGCTGTTCGAGCGAGCGGCTCGCGAACTGCAGCTCGATGCAGTGGAGATCAGGCGGCGCAACGTGATCACCGCGTTCCCGTACACCGGTGTCAACAACATCACCTACGACCCGGGCTCGTACCTCGAGGCCCTGAACCTGTGCGAGCAGACGCTGCGGGACGGCGGTTGGTACGACCTTCAGGAGCGGGCGACCGCCGACGGCCGACACATCGGCATCGGCTACTCGTGCTTCAGCGAGCGAACCGGATACGGCAGCAGTGCATTCGCGGCCCGCAAGATGAACGTGGTCCCCGGATTCGACATCTCGGAGGTCAGGATGGACACCTCCGGCACCGTCGTCGTGACCACCGGAACGATGAGCCACGGGCAGAGCCACGAGACCACCATGGCGCAGATCGTGGCCGACCGACTGGGAATCACGGTCGATCAGGTCAAGATCGTGCAGGGCGACACCGACCGGATCACGTACGGCTTCGGATCGTTCGCCTCTCGCTCGATCACCATCGGCGGCAGTGCGGTGGCGCTGGCGTCGACCAAATTGGGAGACAAGCTGTGCGAGATCGCCGCGCACCTGCTGGAGACTCGCGACGACAACGTCGAGCTGGCCTCGGGGCGGGTGCGTCAGCGTGACGACCACTCGAAGTACGTCACCTACCGGGATATCGCCGACGTCGCGTATCTGAAGGCACAGTTGCTGCCCAAGGGGGTCGAGCCGGGGTTGTCCGCGACGGCGAGTTTCGACGTGTTCAACGACGGCACGTTCTCCAACGCCACCCACGGCGTCGTCGTCGAATTGCACGAGGGCACCGGGCAAGTGGAGATCCTGAAGTACGTCTGTGTCGAGGACTGCGGGGTCGCGATCAATCCGAAGATCGTCGAGGGCCAGTGCCGCGGCGGGATCGCGCAGGGGATCGCCGGCGCGTTGTTCGAGCAGGTGTCGTACGACGAGAATGGAAACCCGCTGTGCGCCAGCTTCATCGACTACAAGGTGCCGACGGCGTGCGAGATTCCCGACATCGAGATCCATCACCTCGAAACTCCCTGCCTGTTCACCGAATCCGGAGCCAAAGGGGCAGGTGAGGGTGGAACGATCGGCGCACCGGCCGCGGTGCTCAATGCCGTCAACGACGGATTGCGTTCCACCGGAGTCGAACTGAACGACACACCGATCACTCCCGTCGCAGTACAGGCGGCACTGGCGAAGGGAAGGCCATGA
- a CDS encoding (2Fe-2S)-binding protein, whose translation MSNKQLIELTVNGIEHEVISEPRRTLVDVLRHDLQLTGTHVGCEHGVCGACTVLIDGKPARACLTFAAQVESSDIRTVESLGRDGELSDLQQAFADHHGLQCGFCTPGFLMLAEGYLAEHPDATKEEIREVVASNYCRCTGYQTIVEAIDSCAEQRRCVGCVNGVSQ comes from the coding sequence ATGAGCAACAAGCAACTGATCGAACTGACCGTCAACGGTATCGAGCACGAAGTGATCAGCGAGCCACGCCGCACCCTGGTCGACGTGCTACGGCACGACCTGCAGCTGACCGGAACCCATGTGGGGTGCGAGCACGGCGTGTGCGGTGCCTGCACCGTTCTGATCGACGGCAAACCGGCTCGCGCCTGCCTGACCTTCGCGGCGCAGGTCGAGAGCTCCGACATCCGGACCGTCGAATCACTCGGCCGGGACGGCGAATTGAGTGACCTACAGCAGGCATTCGCAGACCACCACGGCCTGCAGTGCGGATTCTGCACGCCTGGATTTCTGATGCTGGCCGAGGGCTATCTCGCCGAGCATCCGGACGCCACCAAGGAGGAGATCCGCGAGGTGGTCGCCTCGAACTACTGCCGTTGCACCGGATACCAGACCATCGTCGAGGCCATCGACTCGTGCGCCGAACAGCGCCGCTGCGTCGGCTGTGTGAACGGAGTTTCCCAGTGA
- a CDS encoding SRPBCC family protein, whose translation MILTNTLEIDASADDVFRLINDVEKVATCVPGAAITGKDGETFLGGVKVKVGPISASYAGTIRFLEVDAETRTLSLEAKGADSHGNGDAEAQVDLSVEAIGDRSRLTLNTDLVISGKIVSFGKGAIVAVSNKVLQQFAVNLGALLSGSATADPTTPAAVRAAVASPIGGELNAMSLLPEPVRKYAPIAGIFLAGMVEGWLVSRAFGRR comes from the coding sequence GTGATACTGACCAATACCCTCGAGATCGACGCATCGGCCGATGACGTCTTTCGGCTGATCAACGACGTCGAGAAGGTGGCGACCTGTGTACCGGGTGCCGCCATCACCGGCAAAGACGGTGAGACATTTCTCGGCGGGGTCAAAGTGAAGGTCGGGCCGATCAGCGCCTCGTACGCGGGCACCATTCGGTTCCTCGAGGTCGACGCCGAGACCCGCACGCTCTCACTCGAAGCCAAGGGCGCGGACTCGCACGGAAACGGCGATGCCGAGGCTCAGGTGGATCTGTCGGTCGAGGCGATCGGCGACCGCTCGCGGTTGACGTTGAACACCGATCTGGTCATCAGCGGAAAGATCGTCTCGTTCGGCAAGGGCGCGATCGTCGCGGTCTCGAACAAGGTGCTGCAGCAGTTCGCCGTCAATCTCGGTGCGCTGCTCAGTGGTTCGGCTACGGCCGATCCAACCACGCCGGCAGCGGTGAGGGCTGCTGTTGCGAGCCCGATCGGCGGTGAGTTGAACGCGATGAGCCTGCTGCCCGAACCGGTGCGCAAGTACGCACCGATCGCGGGCATCTTCCTCGCCGGAATGGTCGAGGGCTGGCTGGTGTCCAGGGCCTTCGGGCGACGGTAG